The following are from one region of the Bos mutus isolate GX-2022 chromosome 18, NWIPB_WYAK_1.1, whole genome shotgun sequence genome:
- the NUDT19 gene encoding acyl-coenzyme A diphosphatase NUDT19 isoform X2 — MSVPVRAGPSSWRRAATLVLAAGWTRPVPAAASRPQPPAEGFRVLLLQRSASQGFLPGAQVFPGGVLEAADRSTDWLRLFAPHHGPPRFGLGRAPPQRAAFPVLPNVRPGAVDEDAAALPDDIAFRICAIREAFEEAGVLLLRPRDPRPPDQAPGCALAPPPALADWRARVRRDPRHFLSLCAQLDCTPDIWALHDWSGWITPFSRPGGRRFETTFFLCCLKEPPPVFPDLVEVVDCQWSSPSEAIERLISKEILLAPPQFYEIRRLGNFASLSDLHKFSLDRESEGTERWMPIILLTADGMIHLLPGDEMYLEDSNFLENCMSTEKKTEEIMNEGKKFHRIVLYNSHNYGDYTDYSIHVTVLPKYKHVYPKSCVVVSKRADGGTSRWSSG; from the exons ATGAGTGTCCCGGTGCGAGCGGGCCCAAGCAGCTGGAGGCGGGCAGCCACCTTAGTGCTGGCGGCGGGCTGGACGCGCCCGGTCCCCGCCGCCGCATCGAGGCCCCAGCCACCCGCCGAGGGATTTcgggtgctgctgctgcagcgCTCCGCGAGCCAAGGCTTCTTGCCCGGGGCGCAGGTCTTCCCGGGCGGGGTGCTGGAGGCGGCAGACCGCTCGACCGATTGGCTGCGCCTCTTCGCGCCGCACCACGGGCCCCCACGCTTCGGCCTGGGTCGCGCGCCGCCCCAGCGCGCCGCCTTCCCGGTGCTGCCCAACGTCCGGCCGGGAGCCGTGGACGAGGACGCGGCGGCGCTGCCGGATGACATCGCCTTCCGCATCTGCGCCATCCGCGAGGCTTTCGAGGAGGCGGGCGTGCTGCTGCTGCGGCCCAGGGACCCCCGGCCCCCTGATCAGGCGCCGGGCTGCGCCCTCGCGCCGCCGCCCGCCTTGGCCGATTGGCGCGCCCGCGTCCGCCGGGACCCGCGGCACTTCCTGAGCCTGTGCGCGCAGCTCGACTGCACTCCCGACATCTGGGCGCTGCACGACTGGAGCGGCTGGATCACGCCCTTCTCACGCCCCGGCGGCCGCCGTTTCGAGACCACCTTCTTCCTGTGCTGCCTGAAAGAGCCGCCGCCGGTCTTCCCCGACTTAGTGGAGGTGGTGGACTGCCAG TGGTCGTCTCCATCAGAGGCAATTGAAAGGCTCATATCAAAGGAAATTTTGCTTGCACCCCCACAGTTCTACGAAATACGTAGACTAGGAAACTTTGCCTCTCTCTCTGACTTGCACAAATTTTCTTTGGATCGTGAATCAGAAGGAACGGAAAGATGGATGCCGATCATATTGTTAACTGCTGATGGGATGATCCATCTTTTACCAG GAGATGAGATGTACTTAGAAGATTCAAACTTTTTAGAAAACTGTATGTCCActgaaaaaaagactgaagaaatcATGAACGAAGGCAAGAAATTTCACCGAATAGTGTTGTATAATTCCCACAATTATGGAGATTATACAGATTATAGCATCCATGTGACAGTTCTGCCAAAGTATAAGCACGTGTATCCTAAGAGCTGTGTAGTGG
- the NUDT19 gene encoding acyl-coenzyme A diphosphatase NUDT19 isoform X3: MSVPVRAGPSSWRRAATLVLAAGWTRPVPAAASRPQPPAEGFRVLLLQRSASQGFLPGAQVFPGGVLEAADRSTDWLRLFAPHHGPPRFGLGRAPPQRAAFPVLPNVRPGAVDEDAAALPDDIAFRICAIREAFEEAGVLLLRPRDPRPPDQAPGCALAPPPALADWRARVRRDPRHFLSLCAQLDCTPDIWALHDWSGWITPFSRPGGRRFETTFFLCCLKEPPPVFPDLVEVVDCQWSSPSEAIERLISKEILLAPPQFYEIRRLGNFASLSDLHKFSLDRESEGTERWMPIILLTADGMIHLLPGDEMYLEDSNFLENCMSTEKKTEEIMNEGKKFHRIVLYNSHNYGDYTDYSIHVTVLPKYKHVYPKSCVVGKSRL, encoded by the exons ATGAGTGTCCCGGTGCGAGCGGGCCCAAGCAGCTGGAGGCGGGCAGCCACCTTAGTGCTGGCGGCGGGCTGGACGCGCCCGGTCCCCGCCGCCGCATCGAGGCCCCAGCCACCCGCCGAGGGATTTcgggtgctgctgctgcagcgCTCCGCGAGCCAAGGCTTCTTGCCCGGGGCGCAGGTCTTCCCGGGCGGGGTGCTGGAGGCGGCAGACCGCTCGACCGATTGGCTGCGCCTCTTCGCGCCGCACCACGGGCCCCCACGCTTCGGCCTGGGTCGCGCGCCGCCCCAGCGCGCCGCCTTCCCGGTGCTGCCCAACGTCCGGCCGGGAGCCGTGGACGAGGACGCGGCGGCGCTGCCGGATGACATCGCCTTCCGCATCTGCGCCATCCGCGAGGCTTTCGAGGAGGCGGGCGTGCTGCTGCTGCGGCCCAGGGACCCCCGGCCCCCTGATCAGGCGCCGGGCTGCGCCCTCGCGCCGCCGCCCGCCTTGGCCGATTGGCGCGCCCGCGTCCGCCGGGACCCGCGGCACTTCCTGAGCCTGTGCGCGCAGCTCGACTGCACTCCCGACATCTGGGCGCTGCACGACTGGAGCGGCTGGATCACGCCCTTCTCACGCCCCGGCGGCCGCCGTTTCGAGACCACCTTCTTCCTGTGCTGCCTGAAAGAGCCGCCGCCGGTCTTCCCCGACTTAGTGGAGGTGGTGGACTGCCAG TGGTCGTCTCCATCAGAGGCAATTGAAAGGCTCATATCAAAGGAAATTTTGCTTGCACCCCCACAGTTCTACGAAATACGTAGACTAGGAAACTTTGCCTCTCTCTCTGACTTGCACAAATTTTCTTTGGATCGTGAATCAGAAGGAACGGAAAGATGGATGCCGATCATATTGTTAACTGCTGATGGGATGATCCATCTTTTACCAG GAGATGAGATGTACTTAGAAGATTCAAACTTTTTAGAAAACTGTATGTCCActgaaaaaaagactgaagaaatcATGAACGAAGGCAAGAAATTTCACCGAATAGTGTTGTATAATTCCCACAATTATGGAGATTATACAGATTATAGCATCCATGTGACAGTTCTGCCAAAGTATAAGCACGTGTATCCTAAGAGCTGTGTAGTGGGTAAGAGCCGTCTGTAG